From a region of the Dictyostelium discoideum AX4 chromosome 2 chromosome, whole genome shotgun sequence genome:
- a CDS encoding Dyp-type peroxidase family protein, protein MAQSTVLPMHCLYGIFLEGNLKIQKNDQEGLKKFKDNIKKFTLELDEIDKISPQSRIGGAICFSSDIWDTVTKKISKPKELKSVNTLSSYMPGTSQRDILIHIISDRMDTCFKLAQDTMRNFGEDQLDIKQEIHGFRRVEERDLTDFIDGTENPDGDELRTQYGLVAAGQPNEFGSYVFTQRYVHNLKKWYPEPLSVQQDTVGRTKKDSIEIPRDKRPITSHVSRTDLSENGKDLKIVRQSLPYGQITGEKGLMFIAYACSLHNIEKQLQSMFGQLDGKHDLLLKYTTPVTGSFYFAPSKKELLEL, encoded by the coding sequence atggcACAGTCAACAGTGTTACCAATGCATTGTTTATATGGCATATTTTTAGaaggaaatttaaaaattcaaaaaaatgaCCAAGAGggattaaagaaatttaaagataatataaagaaatttaCATTAGAATTGGATGAAATCGATAAGATATCACCACAATCTAGAATTGGAGGTGCAATTTGTTTTAGTTCTGATATTTGGGACACTGTAACAAAGAAAATATCAAAACCAAAAGAATTGAAATCCGTAAACACTTTAAGTTCATACATGCCAGGCACATCTCAAAGAGACATCCTCATTCATATTATCTCTGATAGAATGGATACGTGCTTTAAACTAGCACAAGATACAATGAGAAATTTCGGTGAAGATCAATTAGATATCAAGCAAGAGATTCACGGATTTCGTAGAGTTGAAGAAAGAGATTTGACCGACTTCATCGACGGTACTGAAAATCCTGACGGTGACGAACTGCGTACACAATATGGTCTCGTTGCAGCCGGCCAGCCAAATGAATTTGGCAGTTACGTTTTCACTCAACGGTATGTTCACAACTTAAAGAAATGGTATCCTGAACCATTATCAGTTCAGCAAGATACAGTTGGAAGAACtaaaaaagattcaattgaaataccAAGAGATAAACGTCCAATTACTTCACATGTTTCACGTACTGATCTAAGTGAAAATGGTAAAGATTTGAAAATAGTTAGGCAATCTCTCCCCTATGGTCAAATTACTGGTGAAAAAGGTCTGATGTTTATAGCATACGCTTGTAGTTTacataatattgaaaaacaacTTCAAAGTATGTTTGGTCAATTAGATGGTAAACATGACCTACTCTTAAAATATACAACACCAGTAACTGgtagtttttattttgcaccatcaaaaaaagaattattagaattgtaa
- a CDS encoding hypothetical protein (Similar to Oryza sativa (Rice), and Oryza sativa (Japonica cultivar-group). B1060H01.9 protein (OSJNBb0036G09.15 protein)), giving the protein MNIDKVFKLAKGFFGRSKNCKSLARERVEKGLEYNYVSRKLKKRDFRKMWIERINAGARQHEMTYSDFQRGLIASGVEINRKILSELAVSEPFSFKVLVDHSKNTVSNLHPKSYIPLDQPKN; this is encoded by the exons atgaatattgataaagtttttaaattagCAAAAGGTTTTTTTGGTAGATCAAAGAATTGTAAAAGTTTAGCAAGAGAAAGAGTTGAAAAAGGTTTAGAATATAATTATGTTTCAcgtaaattaaagaaaagagATTTCCGTAAAATGTGGATTGAACGTATAAATGCAGGTGCTCGTCAACATGAAATGACCTATAGTGATTTTCAAAGAGGTTTAATTGCTAGTGGTGTTGAAATTAATAGAAAG attttatCAGAATTAGCAGTTTCAGAACCATTTAGTTTCAAAGTATTAGTAGATCATAGTAAAAATACTGTATCAAATCTTCACCCAAAATCTTATATTCCATTGGATCAacctaaaaattaa
- the abcG17-1 gene encoding ABC transporter G family protein, which translates to MEEDKTFQSIRISENNNNNNNNNNNNNNNNNNNLNNNNDNDYDYDSINNIEEKFENVSKELEGQSIKFREIDGGKNNNNHDIELGERKPENEEDFKLRQYFEDSQRQKMLINHKPKKMGVSIKNLTVVGQGADNSVIVDNSTPFKALGKLLNPFNYFKKDKNKINTFNILNDINAFIEDGKMLLVLGRPGAGCSTLLRVIANQRESYISVDGDVTYGNIAASDWSKYRGETLYTGEEDIHHPTLTVRETLDFTLKLKTPGNRLPEESKRNFRTKIYELLVSMYGLVNQGDTMVGNEFVRGLSGGERKRITITEAMVSGSSITCWDCSTRGLDAASAYDYAKSLRIMSDTLDKTTIASFYQASDSIYNLFDKVIVLDKGRCIYFGPIGLAKQYFLDLGFDCEPRKSTPDFLTGITNPQERIVKVGFEGRVPETSVDLEDAWKKSQLFQSMKHAQLEYEKQVEQQKPSVDFKEQVLNEKSRTTSKNSEYSSSFYAQTIALTQRQLSLTWGDKFTLTSRFLTILVLSFIFGGIYFQQPLTTDGLFTRGGAIFTSIIFNCILTQGELHGALSGRRILQKHKSYALYRPSAYFVSQILIDIPFILVQVFLHSFIVYFMYGFEYRADKFFIFCFTLVGVSLSSASLFRGFANFTPSLFTAQNLMNFVFIFEVNYFGYSQTPDKMHSWFKWTYYINPLAYAFKSLMINEFKGLDFSCLDSAIPFDHFNNSTYSDMSHRICAVPGSIEGSLSVKGENYLWDALQINSDHRALNVVVIFLFWLFYIGLNLFAVEYFDWTSGGYTHKVYKRGKAPKLNDVEEERNQNQIVKKATDNMKDTLKMRGGLFSWKSISYTVPVAGTNKLLLDDIMGWIKPGQMTALMGSSGAGKTTLLDVLAKRKTMGTVTGESLLNGKQLEIDFERITGYVEQMDVHNPGLTVREALRFSAKLRQEPWVPLKDKYQYVEHVLEMMEMKHLGDALIGTLETGVGISVEERKRLTIGVELVAKPQILFLDEPTSGLDAQSSYNIIKFIRKLADAGMPLVCTIHQPSSVLFEHFDRILLLARGGKTVYFGDIGDKSKTLTSYFERHGVRPCTESENPAEYILEATGAGIHGKTDVNWPEAWKQSSEYQNVVNELDLLRTKEELGKYILDSDLQVDGKQAPPREFANGFLTQFIEVYKRLNIIYYRDVFYTMGSFAQSAVSGLVIGFTFYDLKNSSSDQQQRIFMSWEAMILGVLLIYLVLPMFFIQKEYFKRDTASKYYSWHAFSLSMIAVEIPYVVLSSTLFFIATYWTSGIDSTASANFYYWLMHTMFSVYIVSFAQALGAACVNIAISIAALPIVLFYLFLLCGVQIPPPAMSSFYQDWLYHLNPAKYFLEGLITTVLKPIEVLCTDVDLIKFTAPSGTDCQTYSAPFLQQATGYVVPLSNTTNECGYCIYSSGSDYFETSLGWDYGHRWRNFGIIVAYWGSSILAVLFFVYLTQKPRR; encoded by the exons atggaagaGGATAAAACTTTTCAATCAATTAGAATTTccgaaaataataataataataataataataataataataataataataataataataataatttaaataataataatgataatgattatgattatgattcaataaataatattgaagaaaaatttgaaaatgtttcAAAAGAATTAGAAGGACAATCAATCAAATTTAGAGAAATTGATGgtggtaaaaataataataaccatgATATTGAGTTGGGTGAAAGAAAACcagaaaatgaagaagattttaaattaagaCAATATTTTGAGGATTCTCAAAGACaaaaaatgttaattaaTCATAAACCAAAGAAAATGGgtgtttcaattaaaaatttaactgTTGTTGGTCAAGGTGCTGATAATTCtgtaattgttgataattcAACACCATTTAAAGCTTTaggaaaattattaaatcctTTTAATTA ttttaaaaaagataaaaataaaattaatacatttaatatattaaatgatattaatgCATTTATTGAAGATGGTAAAATGTTATTAGTATTAGGTAGACCAGGTGCAGGTTGTTCAACTTTATTAAGAGTAATTGCAAATCAACGTGAATCATATATTTcagttgatggtgatgtaACATATGGTAATATTGCAGCAAGTGATTGGTCAAAATATAGAGGTGAAACTCTTTATACAGGTGAGGAAGATATTCATCATCCAACTCTAACAGTTCGTGAAACATTGGATTttacattaaaattaaagacaCCAGGTAATCGTTTACCAGAAGAAagtaaaagaaattttagaaCTAAAATCTATGAATTATTAGTTAGTATGTATGGTTTAGTGAATCAAGGTGATACAATGGTTGGTAATGAATTTGTTAGAGGTTTATCAGGTGgtgaaagaaaaagaataacAATTACAGAGGCTATGGTTTCAGGTTCATCCATTACATGTTGGGATTGTTCAACCAGAGGTTTGGATGCAGCATCAGCCTATGATTATGCAAAATCCTTAAGAATCATGTCTGATACATTAGATAAAACTACAATTGCATCATTTTATCAAGCATCAGattcaatttataatttattcgATAAAGTTATTGTTTTAGATAAAGGTCGTTGTATTTATTTTGGTCCAATTGGTTTGGCAAAACAATACTTTTTAGATTTAGGATTCGATTGTGAACCACGTAAATCAACTCCAGATTTTTTAACTGGTATTACAAATCCACAAGAACGTATTGTTAAAGTTGGGTTTGAAGGTAGAGTACCAGAGACTTCTGTCGATTTAGAAGATGCTTGGAAGAAATCACAATTATTCCAATCAATGAAACATGCTCAATTAGAATATGAAAAACAAGTTGAACAACAAAAACCATCTGTTGATTTTAAAGAACAAGTATTGAATGAAAAAAGTAGAACAACTTCTAAAAACTCTGAATATAGTTCTAGTTTTTATGCTCAAACAATTGCTTTAACTCAAAGACAATTAAGTTTAACTTGGGGTGATAAATTTACATTAACTTCACGTTTTCTAACTATTCttgtattatcatttatttttggtgGTATTTATTTCCAACAACCATTAACAACGGATGGTTTATTTACAAGAGGTGGTGCTATTTTCACttctatcattttcaattgtatttTAACTCAAGGGGAGCTCCACGGTGCTCTATCAGGTCGAAGGATCTTACAAAAACATAAAAGCTATGCTCTATATCGTCCTTCAGCTTATTTTGTTTCACAAATTCTAATTGATATTCCATTTATATTGGTTCAAGTATTTTTACATTCATTCATAGTTTATTTCATGTATGGCTTTGAATATCGTGCTGataaattctttatattttgtttCACATTGGTTGGTGTATCATTATCAAGTGCTTCATTATTTAGAGGTTTTGCAAATTTTACTCCATCTTTATTTACTGcacaaaatttaatgaattttgttttcatttttgaagtaaattattttggttaTTCTCAAACTCCAGATAAAATGCATTCTTGGTTTAAATGGACTTATTata ttaatCCATTAGCATATGcatttaaaagtttaatgattaatgaatttaaaggtTTAGATTTTTCATGTTTAGATAGTGCTATTCCATTTgatcattttaataattcaacataTTCTGATATGTCACATAGAATTTGTGCAGTACCAGGTTCAATTGAAGGTTCTTTGTCTGTTAAAggtgaaaattatttatggGATGCATTACAAATTAATAGTGATCATAGAGCATTAAATGTTGTAGTAATTTTCTTATTTTGGTTATTTTATATTGGATTGAATTTATTCGCCGTTGAATATTTCGATTGGACAAGTGGTGGTTATACTCATAAAGTATATAAAAGAGGTAAAGctccaaaattaaatgatgttgaagaagaaagaaatcaaaatcaaatcgTAAAGAAAGCAACTGATAATATGAAAGATACTTTAAAGATGAGAGGTGGTCTTTTCTCTTGGAAATCAATTTCTTATACTGTACCAGTAGCTGgaacaaataaattactaTTGGATGATATTATGGGTTGGATTAAACCTGGTCAAATGACTGCTTTGATGGGTTCATCAGGTGCTGGTAAAACAACCCTACTCGATGTATTGGCAAAAAGAAAAACCATGGGTACTGTAACTggtgaatcattattaaatggtaAGCAATtggaaattgattttgaacgTATCACTGGTTATGTTGAACAAATGGATGTTCATAATCCAGGTTTAACAGTTAGAGAGGCATTAAGATTCTCTGCAAAACTTCGTCAAGAACCATGGGTaccattaaaagataaatatcAATATGTTGAACATGTTTTAGAAATGATGGAAATGAAACATTTAGGTGATGCTTTAATTGGTACTTTGGAAACTGGTGTTGGTATTTCAGTtgaagaaagaaaaagattaaCAATTGGTGTTGAATTAGTTGCAAAACCACAAATTCTCTTCCTTGATGAACCTACATCAGGTTTGGATGCTCAATCatcatataatattattaaattcattcgTAAATTAGCCGATGCGGGTATGCCATTGGTTTGTACAATTCATCAACCATCATCAGTATTATTTGAACATTTCGATCGTATTCTTTTATTGGCTAGAGGTGGTAAAACTGTTTATTTCGGTGATATTGGtgataaatcaaaaactTTAACATCATACTTTGAACGTCATGGTGTTCGTCCATGTACTGAAAGTGAAAATCCAGCAGAATATATTTTAGAAGCAACTGGTGCAGGTATTCATGGTAAGACCGATGTTAATTGGCCAGAAGCTTGGAAACAATCATCAGAGTATCAAAATGTTGTCAATGAATTGGATCTTTTAAGAACAAAAGAAGAATTgggaaaatatattttagatAGTGATTTGCAAGTCGATGGTAAGCAAGCACCACCAAGAGAATTTGCAAATGGTTTCCTAACTCAATTCATTGAGGTTTACAAACGTTTaaatatcatttattatCGTGACGTTTTCTATACAATGGGTAGTTTTGCTCAAAGTGCTGTATCTGGTTTAGTAATTGGTTTCACtttttatgatttaaaaaatagttcatccgatcaacaacaaagaaTCTTTATGAGTTGGGAAGCAATGATTCTTGGtgtattattgatttatttggttttaCCAATGTTTTTCAttcaaaaagaatatttCAAACGTGATACTGCTAGTAAATATTATTCATGGCATGCATTCTCCTTGTCTATGATTGCCGTTGAAATTCCATATGTAGTTTTATCAAGTACTTTGTTTTTCATTGCAACCTATTGGACCTCTGGTATTGATTCAACCGCTAGTGCAAACTTTTACTATTGGTTAATGCATACAATGTTTAGTGTTTATATTGTTTCATTTGCTCAAGCTTTAGGTGCTGCATGTGTTAATATCGCCATTTCAATCGCTGCTTTACCAATTGTTCTCTTTTATCTCTTTTTACTTTGTGGAGTTCAAATTCCACCACCAGCAATGAGTTCATTCTATCAAGATTGGTTATACCATTTAAACCCTGCTAAATATTTCTTGGAAGGTTTAATCACTACTGTattaaaaccaattgaaGTTTTATGTACTGATgtagatttaattaaattcacTGCTCCAAGTGGTACCGATTGTCAAACCTATTCTGCACCATTCCTCCAACAAGCTACTGGTTATGTTGTTCCATTAAGTAATACTACAAACGAATGTGGTTATTGTATTTACAGTTCAGGTTCTGATTATTTCGAAACAAGTTTAGGTTGGGATTATGGTCATCGTTGGAGAAATTTTGGAATTATTGTTGCTTATTGGGGTAGTTCAATTTTAGCAGTATTATTCTTTGTTTATCTCACTCAAAAACCAAGAcgttaa
- the ddo-2 gene encoding D-amino-acid:oxygen oxidoreductase (Similar to deaminating), producing MNQNKNNNNKNPKINLLIIGCGCIGLSTGIIALKSGNYKSVSIWAKDLPPNTTSNKAAALWYPFLCNPLDLVGKWSAETMQYYKDHIINDPKSGTITKKVNEIFRRPHPEDPEWKPYIKSFRRARKDELPDGYVDGYAIDDGFVMDTDMYMDYLVDQFKSLGGIIEQRHLVDIREAFVDHDVVVNCTGLGSRELFNDRTIYPGRGQIIVIKNSTDRSIMDEEDHIAYVIPRLTNTVLGGTNQEHDYNTNPTKKDTEEILKRVAMISPRFAKNRIEIQGVKVGLRPARHEIRLENEFFEGGSKLVVHNYGHGGSGFTVSWGCAIEAIKLVDQGLPKLLHFNKLISKL from the coding sequence atgaatcaaaataaaaataataataataaaaatccaaaaattaatttattaattattggatGTGGTTGTATTGGTTTATCAACAGGTATTATTGCATTAAAGAGTGGTAATTATAAGAGTGTATCAATTTGGGCCAAAGATTTACCACCAAATACAACCTCAAATAAAGCAGCAGCATTATGGTATCCATTTTTATGTAATCCACTAGATTTAGTTGGTAAATGGTCAGCAGAAACCATGCAATATTATAAAGATCATATTATTAATGACCCAAAATCAGGTACAATCACAAAGAAAgtaaatgaaattttcaGACGTCCACATCCAGAAGATCCAGAATGGAAACCATACATTAAATCATTTAGAAGAGCTAGAAAAGATGAACTACCAGATGGATATGTAGATGGTTATGCAATTGATGACGGTTTCGTTATGGACACTGATATGTATATGGATTATTTAGTCGACCAATTCAAAAGTTTAGGTGGAATCATTGAACAAAGACACCTCGTTGATATTCGTGAAGCTTTTGTTGACCATGATGTAGTTGTAAATTGCACCGGTTTAGGATCACGTGAATTATTCAATGATCGTACAATTTATCCAGGTCGTGGTCAAATTATCGTTATTAAAAACTCAACCGATCGTTCAATCATGGATGAAGAAGATCATATCGCATATGTAATTCCACGTTTAACAAATACAGTTTTAGGTGGTACAAATCAAGAACACGATTACAATACAAATCCAACTAAAAAAGATACTGAAGAAATCTTAAAACGTGTAGCCATGATTTCACCACGTTTTgctaaaaatagaattgaaATTCAAGGTGTTAAAGTTGGTCTACGTCCTGCTAGACATGAAATTCGTTTAGAAAATGAATTCTTTGAAGGTGGTTCAAAATTAGTAGTTCATAACTATGGTcatggtggtagtggtttcACTGTAAGTTGGGGTTGTGCTATTGAAGCAATTAAATTAGTTGATCAAGGtttaccaaaattattacattttaataaattaataagtaaattataa
- the cinD-1 gene encoding hypothetical protein, giving the protein MDVQTKYGAGQNKVLGGANQKKIVESEEDIALPELNPSVPQAIQRARNALKMTQKELAFKINERPGVINEYESGSAIPSQAVLSKLEKALNVKLRGKEIGKPLK; this is encoded by the exons atggaCGTTCAAACTAAAT aCGGAGCTGGTCAAAATAAAGTATTAGGTGGTgccaatcaaaaaaagattgtTGAATCTGAAGAAGATATTGCTC TCCCAGAATTAAATCCATCAGTACCACAAGCAATTCAAAGAGCCAGAAATGCTTTGAAAATGACACAAAAAGAATTAGCattt aaaattaatgaaagaCCAGGTGTAATCAATGAATATGAAAGTGGTTCTGCCATCCCAAGTCAAGCTGTTCTTTCAAAATTAGAGAAGGCTTTGAATGTTAAATTA AGAGGAAAAGAAATTGGCAAACCACTCAAATAA